The proteins below are encoded in one region of Paenibacillus albus:
- a CDS encoding DEAD/DEAH box helicase, with translation MLPPFASAGFHHTLAGWFAHSFGDPTPVQLDAWASIMQDQHTLIAAPTGSGKTLAALLPCINRIALAKADAAMRKISLTPGVRVLYITPLKALNNDIHHHLVGFMDEIDRFAAEQGREWPSIRSAVRTGDTPSSERVRMAKRPPDVLVTTPESLYLLLTSEKGRGMLGTVETVIVDEIHSLASDKRGAHLSLSLERLTALAGRPVQRIGVSATQKPLSRVARFLGGWEPRRLGGARVAESQGVAHVTANADAAPLELEEQPAHSLSYAQRPVVIVESAMTKQMQVRVTMPDLSQPARTRDGVWQPIIERMMALMEGARSVLLFVNSRRMCERLVLRLNEHAGYELARAHHGSLARERRLEVEQMLKAGELRCLVATSSLELGIDVGHVDLVIQVDSPKAAAAGIQRIGRAGHSVGDVSRGFIVVRQRSELPEAAVLCRDIARRYIEAIVLPHEPLDVLSQHMTSIVAAADISVGELHRLIAGSECYRTFPRERLEAALKVLSGFYPFARPLIDWDRSADWLHKRANTAMAAVTGAGTIPSSANYPVHHHESRTLLGELDEEYISESRAGDVFQLGTSSWMISRIDNDRVYVKEAPNRFSEIPFWNAEATGRSYEIGIQLGEFLEELSTVRLALQLNDDGQAWERDQAAIAWLDTEYGLDSYAASELIDLIRAQHRALGVPTSKRIIIEHYRDLMNQTRIIIHNPYGRRLNRTWLLAIQRQFQRLLPYNLYGNAKDNGIELVVPEWDASWLQTLWQITAASLEMLLTEAITGSPLLAISFRRIAETSLLLSRSFTRTPMWQKRFRSEELLKQSLPYAEQFPYLQEAMRECLHEYLDTKGLRRMLDGIASGDIEVSVKESQAPSPFAVQFMADYANSLLYEGDGLSEATQLQLLSVSKSLAGELFGEEAVQRAVDPAIAQAEQDRLDAGQLIPANADELYALLKRRGDMSVDELIAVAGGEVAEWLQVLAATDRVALLEIGNGVQRWICAEERELYAEFPQSERAIAFVAGRFAEHRISFTEAELRERYPALSAEDAARVADVLLALDRTELAPFAESGQERIWTSRQVARRLIRLTLEQARKQAEPVDPIRWCAHMSSLQHALSGTQLSGIDGLRIVIERLQGFFLPASHWESLIFPARVTGYRKEDLDLLCASGEVIWLGRKEESEKEGKIAFFLTDSKPLYAPIIAQSFAAWTASGTKHPRLLGLLQDGGASFLTRLSRDYGKVPSELLEELLELVWEGAVSNDQFAPLRLQLLTKGKQLARTGSGLGRWYWTGSLAEPTGDDTVGVGGTAQRPGVAGSTPRSSAGAHTNDDDENAAAHSLGAAELRAVTSDLSESALHWTQHLLDSFGIVSKDLVQQLSPFSWDEMLQVLKQLEQWGVVTRGLLVQGVQTLQFARREHIDSVRQPMINQDSDTITVLASTDPANPFGLASGWPSAGKGTGFARKSGNFLVLQHGRWRYWLENNGRSIVELPQASDSDGSLSGGEPASPAADNTVPLKEIFRTLLRQQKLSKIRVDRWNGEPIIESEAAETLRTLGAERDNRSLVLWPSNLR, from the coding sequence ATGCTACCTCCCTTCGCTTCGGCAGGGTTTCACCATACATTAGCCGGCTGGTTCGCACACAGCTTCGGCGACCCTACCCCCGTGCAGCTCGATGCATGGGCTTCGATTATGCAAGATCAACATACCTTAATCGCTGCGCCGACTGGCTCAGGCAAGACGCTTGCCGCCCTCCTTCCGTGCATTAATCGGATTGCATTGGCGAAGGCAGATGCTGCTATGCGCAAAATCAGCCTCACACCAGGCGTAAGAGTGCTCTATATCACACCGCTAAAAGCGCTGAACAATGATATTCATCACCACCTCGTCGGATTCATGGACGAGATTGATCGCTTTGCTGCAGAGCAGGGCCGCGAATGGCCTTCCATTCGATCTGCTGTACGTACAGGCGACACACCGTCCAGTGAACGGGTACGCATGGCGAAGCGACCGCCCGACGTCCTCGTGACGACGCCGGAGTCGCTCTATTTGCTGCTGACCTCGGAAAAAGGTCGAGGGATGCTCGGCACAGTCGAGACGGTGATTGTCGACGAGATCCACAGTCTTGCCAGCGACAAGCGCGGCGCGCATCTGTCGCTATCGCTTGAGCGGCTGACCGCACTCGCAGGGCGGCCCGTACAGCGCATAGGCGTGTCTGCCACGCAGAAGCCGCTGTCGCGAGTGGCACGGTTCCTCGGCGGCTGGGAGCCGCGGCGATTGGGCGGAGCTCGGGTTGCGGAGTCACAGGGAGTCGCGCATGTTACGGCGAACGCCGACGCGGCACCGCTCGAGCTCGAGGAGCAGCCTGCGCATTCGCTTAGCTATGCGCAGAGGCCAGTCGTCATCGTCGAGAGCGCGATGACGAAGCAGATGCAGGTCCGCGTTACGATGCCGGACCTGAGCCAGCCTGCTCGGACGCGCGACGGCGTGTGGCAGCCCATCATCGAGAGGATGATGGCGCTAATGGAAGGCGCGCGCTCCGTGCTCTTGTTCGTGAACAGCCGCCGCATGTGCGAGCGGCTCGTGCTGCGGCTGAACGAGCACGCCGGCTATGAGCTGGCGCGCGCCCATCATGGCAGCCTCGCGCGCGAGCGGCGGCTCGAGGTTGAGCAGATGCTGAAGGCAGGCGAGCTGCGCTGCCTCGTTGCCACCTCCTCGCTTGAGCTCGGCATTGACGTCGGGCACGTCGACCTCGTTATTCAGGTCGATTCACCCAAAGCCGCCGCAGCGGGTATCCAGCGCATCGGGCGTGCGGGACATTCCGTCGGCGACGTCAGCCGCGGCTTTATCGTGGTTCGGCAGCGAAGCGAGCTGCCGGAAGCGGCGGTGCTCTGCCGCGACATTGCAAGGCGCTACATTGAAGCGATTGTCCTGCCGCATGAGCCGCTTGATGTGCTGTCGCAGCATATGACTTCTATAGTCGCTGCTGCCGACATATCGGTTGGCGAGCTGCATAGACTCATCGCGGGAAGCGAATGCTATCGGACCTTTCCGCGCGAGCGGCTGGAAGCAGCGCTAAAGGTGCTTTCGGGATTTTATCCTTTTGCCCGCCCTCTCATTGATTGGGATCGCAGTGCAGATTGGCTGCATAAACGCGCCAACACCGCGATGGCTGCCGTTACGGGCGCAGGCACAATACCGTCCAGCGCTAACTACCCGGTTCACCATCACGAGAGCCGCACGCTGCTGGGCGAGCTGGATGAGGAATATATCTCAGAGAGCCGCGCCGGGGATGTTTTTCAGCTCGGCACTAGCTCTTGGATGATCAGCCGCATCGACAATGACCGCGTCTACGTCAAGGAGGCGCCGAATCGCTTCAGCGAAATCCCGTTCTGGAATGCAGAGGCAACCGGCAGAAGCTACGAGATCGGTATTCAGCTGGGCGAGTTTTTGGAGGAACTATCGACGGTACGGCTAGCGCTTCAATTAAACGATGACGGGCAAGCTTGGGAACGCGACCAAGCTGCAATCGCATGGCTTGATACCGAGTATGGGCTTGACTCGTACGCCGCATCCGAGCTAATTGATCTTATTCGCGCGCAGCACCGGGCGCTTGGCGTACCGACGTCGAAACGAATCATTATCGAACATTACCGGGATCTAATGAACCAGACCCGAATCATTATTCATAATCCGTATGGGCGGCGTCTGAACCGAACGTGGCTGCTTGCCATCCAGCGGCAATTTCAGCGATTGCTCCCGTACAACCTCTACGGCAACGCCAAAGATAACGGCATTGAGCTGGTCGTGCCGGAATGGGATGCCTCTTGGCTGCAGACGTTATGGCAAATTACAGCGGCAAGTCTTGAAATGCTGCTAACGGAGGCCATTACAGGCTCTCCGCTGCTGGCGATTTCTTTTCGCCGGATTGCAGAAACGTCGCTGCTGCTCTCGCGCAGCTTCACGCGCACGCCGATGTGGCAGAAGCGGTTCCGCTCGGAAGAGCTGCTGAAGCAGTCGCTTCCCTATGCGGAGCAATTCCCTTATTTGCAGGAAGCGATGCGGGAATGCTTGCATGAGTACCTCGATACGAAGGGGCTTCGAAGGATGCTTGATGGCATTGCTTCCGGGGATATTGAAGTATCGGTTAAGGAATCGCAAGCTCCTTCTCCCTTTGCCGTGCAGTTTATGGCTGATTACGCGAACTCTTTGCTGTATGAAGGCGACGGGCTTAGCGAGGCGACTCAGCTGCAGCTGCTTAGCGTCAGCAAATCTCTCGCGGGAGAGCTGTTCGGCGAGGAAGCTGTTCAGCGTGCGGTCGATCCTGCGATCGCGCAGGCGGAGCAGGACCGGCTCGATGCCGGCCAGCTCATTCCTGCGAACGCCGATGAGCTATACGCGCTGCTGAAGCGGCGGGGCGACATGAGCGTGGACGAGCTTATTGCTGTCGCGGGCGGCGAGGTCGCCGAGTGGCTGCAGGTGCTTGCGGCGACTGATCGCGTTGCACTGCTGGAGATCGGCAATGGCGTGCAGCGCTGGATCTGCGCCGAGGAACGCGAGCTGTACGCCGAGTTCCCGCAGAGCGAGCGCGCAATCGCCTTCGTAGCCGGGCGCTTCGCGGAGCACCGGATTTCGTTCACCGAAGCGGAGCTGCGGGAACGGTATCCGGCATTGTCCGCTGAAGACGCGGCGCGTGTCGCGGACGTGCTGCTCGCGCTTGACCGGACCGAGCTCGCGCCATTCGCCGAGAGCGGCCAAGAACGGATATGGACGAGCCGCCAAGTAGCGAGGCGGCTCATTCGGTTAACGCTGGAGCAGGCGCGCAAGCAGGCTGAGCCGGTTGACCCCATACGCTGGTGCGCGCATATGTCCTCGCTCCAGCATGCTTTATCCGGCACTCAGCTTAGCGGCATTGACGGCTTGCGAATTGTCATCGAGCGGCTGCAGGGCTTCTTCCTTCCTGCTTCGCACTGGGAATCGCTCATCTTTCCAGCCCGTGTCACAGGCTACCGGAAAGAAGATCTGGATCTGCTGTGCGCGTCAGGCGAAGTGATCTGGCTTGGTCGCAAGGAAGAGTCCGAGAAGGAAGGCAAGATCGCCTTCTTCCTCACCGATTCCAAGCCGCTGTATGCGCCGATTATCGCGCAGTCCTTCGCAGCTTGGACAGCATCCGGTACGAAGCACCCGCGGCTGCTTGGACTGCTGCAGGATGGCGGTGCCAGCTTCCTGACACGGCTTAGCCGCGACTACGGCAAAGTGCCTTCCGAGCTGCTGGAGGAGCTGCTCGAGCTCGTCTGGGAAGGCGCGGTCTCCAACGACCAGTTTGCGCCGCTGCGCTTGCAGCTGCTCACGAAGGGTAAGCAGCTCGCGCGGACCGGCTCCGGACTCGGGCGCTGGTACTGGACCGGCTCCCTTGCGGAGCCAACTGGCGATGACACTGTTGGCGTGGGCGGTACCGCCCAGCGTCCGGGCGTTGCCGGCAGCACGCCGCGCAGTTCCGCTGGGGCTCACACTAACGACGACGACGAGAATGCTGCCGCCCACTCGCTGGGCGCCGCTGAGCTGCGCGCGGTTACCTCCGACTTGTCGGAGTCGGCGCTGCACTGGACGCAGCATTTGCTGGACAGCTTCGGTATCGTGTCCAAAGATCTCGTGCAGCAGTTGTCCCCCTTCAGCTGGGATGAGATGCTCCAAGTGTTGAAACAGCTCGAGCAATGGGGTGTCGTCACGCGCGGCTTGCTCGTGCAGGGTGTTCAGACACTGCAATTTGCAAGACGCGAGCATATTGATTCAGTCCGTCAGCCGATGATCAATCAGGACAGCGATACGATTACGGTGCTTGCCTCGACCGATCCCGCCAATCCATTCGGCCTCGCCTCGGGCTGGCCTTCCGCTGGCAAAGGCACCGGCTTCGCTCGCAAAAGCGGCAACTTCCTCGTGCTCCAGCATGGACGCTGGCGGTATTGGCTGGAGAACAACGGTCGCAGCATCGTGGAACTGCCGCAGGCTAGCGACAGCGACGGCAGCCTTAGCGGCGGCGAACCGGCTTCCCCCGCAGCGGATAACACAGTGCCGCTGAAGGAGATCTTCCGCACGCTGCTTCGCCAGCAGAAGCTGAGCAAGATTAGGGTCGATCGCTGGAATGGCGAGCCCATCATCGAGTCCGAAGCAGCAGAGACATTGCGGACGCTGGGCGCCGAGCGTGACAACCGCTCACTCGTCCTGTGGCCGAGTAATCTGCGATAG
- a CDS encoding C40 family peptidase codes for MKKISALLIGLSMLLLFQVGSVFAESKMVGVINDVIGTPYSYTGTTTKGFDCSGFTMYVYGKLGVSIPHASRSQATLGKKIAKDDLIAGDLVFFNTTGKGISHVGIYLGDGKFAHASSSKGVTISALGDSYYSKRYVTARRVMSPQTYEKYADEPSDEPGDGDSD; via the coding sequence TTGAAAAAGATTTCCGCACTACTGATCGGTCTTTCGATGCTCCTATTATTCCAAGTTGGAAGCGTTTTTGCTGAATCCAAAATGGTAGGCGTCATCAATGATGTGATCGGCACCCCGTATTCTTACACGGGAACAACGACGAAAGGGTTTGACTGCTCCGGATTTACCATGTATGTGTACGGTAAACTGGGCGTCAGCATTCCACATGCATCCCGTTCGCAAGCAACGCTCGGCAAGAAAATCGCGAAAGATGATTTGATTGCTGGCGACCTCGTATTTTTCAATACGACTGGCAAAGGAATCTCGCATGTCGGCATCTACCTTGGAGATGGCAAGTTTGCACACGCTTCTTCGAGCAAAGGTGTAACGATCAGTGCGCTTGGTGATTCCTACTATTCAAAACGCTATGTAACTGCACGCCGCGTTATGAGCCCGCAAACGTATGAGAAATACGCTGACGAGCCGTCTGATGAACCAGGCGATGGAGACTCCGATTAA
- a CDS encoding M1 family metallopeptidase, whose translation MNLGRAKRFLLFALAAVLIGLTAQQGFGDAWVSHYIYATAPAPAKKEPPPKSAAPPVAQEPDIVMQPKPVALSKRVTEYHIDVNLQEDTHMLTGEQSVTWTNPGKLQVSELYFHLYPNAFRSKDTTFMRESGGQLRNDKATVDSVGYMNLLSLETTEGYSLLPRLHYIQPDDGNTNDLTLAKLRLPAAVAPGKSVTLRMKFEVKLPQVFARMGYAGNFVMAGQWFPKLAVYETAGTRGRAADGWNIHQYHGNSEFYSDFGIYSVKINVPSSYKVAATGFQTKASVVADGRKTYQYYADDVHDFGWSASPDFVYAEEPFSTEGVPGVRIKLYLDPQHAKFKDRYMHAAKSALAKYAQWYGAYPYSTLSIVVPPKGGNGAGGMEYPTLITAFAAENDNPGYDLERTVVHEIGHQYWYGMVASNEFEEAWLDEGFTSYAEDKVMESEYGVEPNLPMESSYMTDPAPLKQLSWSYHSNNHYAENVYMRAKLVLYGIEKQVGAQTMRKIMRTYFQKYKFKHPSTADFQRVVETVTKKKWNDYFSHFVYGSDMSDYSVASIHVRPVKQDGKTQYESVVLIKKTGGSFGPVTVVFHFADGTIMPKVWDGQEDHIQYKLVHSSKLVWAAVDPQHDNVLDNKHINNFMKADLTEKTRTRWSVGIAKLLETIFAALAW comes from the coding sequence ATGAATCTGGGTCGCGCCAAACGATTTCTACTCTTTGCCCTCGCCGCCGTGCTGATCGGTTTAACGGCACAGCAGGGGTTCGGGGATGCTTGGGTCTCACACTATATATATGCCACCGCTCCTGCTCCCGCCAAGAAAGAACCGCCGCCTAAGTCGGCAGCTCCGCCAGTTGCTCAAGAGCCCGATATTGTCATGCAGCCCAAGCCGGTTGCGCTCAGCAAACGGGTTACGGAGTATCACATTGATGTGAACCTCCAAGAAGATACGCACATGCTCACCGGCGAGCAGTCCGTCACTTGGACAAACCCCGGCAAGCTGCAGGTGTCCGAGCTGTACTTCCACTTGTATCCGAACGCCTTCCGTTCCAAAGACACGACGTTCATGCGAGAGTCCGGCGGCCAGCTCCGTAATGATAAAGCGACCGTGGACAGCGTCGGCTACATGAATCTCCTGTCTCTCGAGACAACCGAAGGGTACAGCCTGCTGCCGCGTCTCCACTATATTCAGCCCGATGACGGCAATACGAACGATTTAACACTGGCCAAGCTCCGCTTGCCCGCTGCGGTAGCTCCCGGCAAAAGCGTTACGCTGCGAATGAAGTTTGAGGTGAAGCTGCCTCAGGTGTTCGCGCGCATGGGTTATGCAGGAAACTTCGTGATGGCGGGACAGTGGTTCCCGAAGCTCGCCGTATATGAAACAGCAGGCACACGCGGACGAGCCGCCGATGGCTGGAATATTCATCAGTATCATGGCAACTCGGAATTCTATAGTGATTTTGGTATCTACAGCGTCAAAATCAACGTACCGAGCAGCTACAAAGTAGCCGCCACCGGCTTCCAGACCAAAGCCTCCGTCGTCGCAGACGGACGCAAGACGTACCAATACTACGCCGATGACGTGCATGACTTTGGCTGGTCGGCTTCGCCGGACTTTGTCTATGCCGAGGAGCCGTTCTCGACGGAAGGTGTGCCTGGCGTACGCATCAAGCTCTACCTCGATCCGCAGCATGCGAAGTTCAAAGACCGCTACATGCACGCAGCGAAGTCCGCGCTCGCCAAGTACGCGCAGTGGTACGGCGCTTACCCGTACTCTACGCTCTCTATCGTCGTACCGCCGAAGGGCGGCAACGGTGCAGGCGGCATGGAATATCCGACGTTAATTACTGCTTTTGCCGCGGAGAACGACAATCCCGGCTATGATCTGGAGCGAACCGTCGTCCATGAGATCGGGCATCAATATTGGTACGGCATGGTCGCCTCCAACGAGTTCGAGGAAGCTTGGCTCGACGAAGGATTCACGTCCTATGCAGAGGACAAAGTGATGGAGAGCGAGTACGGCGTGGAGCCGAACCTGCCGATGGAATCGAGCTACATGACCGATCCCGCGCCGCTGAAGCAGCTGTCTTGGTCCTACCACAGCAACAATCACTATGCCGAAAATGTGTACATGCGCGCCAAACTCGTCCTCTACGGCATCGAGAAACAGGTTGGTGCCCAGACGATGCGCAAGATCATGCGCACCTACTTCCAGAAATATAAATTCAAGCACCCTTCGACCGCCGACTTCCAGAGAGTCGTCGAAACGGTTACGAAGAAAAAATGGAACGATTACTTCAGCCACTTCGTCTACGGCAGCGATATGTCTGACTACTCCGTCGCTTCCATTCATGTGCGCCCCGTCAAACAGGATGGGAAAACGCAGTACGAATCGGTTGTGCTCATCAAAAAGACAGGCGGCAGCTTTGGCCCCGTGACGGTGGTGTTCCATTTTGCCGACGGAACCATCATGCCGAAGGTTTGGGATGGTCAAGAGGACCACATCCAGTACAAACTCGTTCATTCCTCGAAGCTCGTCTGGGCGGCGGTGGACCCTCAGCACGACAACGTGCTCGACAACAAGCATATCAACAACTTTATGAAAGCCGATCTGACCGAGAAGACTCGCACCCGTTGGAGCGTCGGAATCGCCAAGCTCCTCGAGACGATATTCGCCGCACTCGCTTGGTAA
- a CDS encoding YwhD family protein gives MSEQDNTQQPPEKKEKKSLSLNVVSNKEHKGFGAGTIDLSAVSCVMIDNGEAYIDVGAMHAKSKIERGIKFSANKEDVPNGRLCWIVWVAVDRTEEGASYAGATACPMLIDTEARRGWKILAQHVNNLDYAIKRRYVLDELGVEEKRALKNLLVSNNPEWWDRSPDKLKEALEV, from the coding sequence GTGAGCGAACAAGATAATACGCAGCAGCCGCCGGAGAAGAAAGAGAAGAAATCCCTTTCTTTGAACGTGGTGAGCAACAAGGAACATAAAGGTTTTGGAGCGGGGACCATCGACCTGAGTGCGGTGTCCTGTGTCATGATTGATAACGGCGAGGCTTACATTGATGTAGGCGCGATGCATGCTAAGAGCAAGATCGAACGCGGCATCAAATTCAGCGCGAATAAGGAAGATGTGCCGAATGGCCGCTTGTGCTGGATCGTTTGGGTAGCTGTTGATCGCACTGAGGAGGGCGCAAGCTACGCAGGTGCAACAGCATGTCCGATGCTGATCGATACCGAAGCTCGCAGAGGGTGGAAAATTCTTGCGCAGCACGTGAACAACCTCGACTATGCAATCAAACGCCGTTATGTACTCGATGAGCTTGGCGTGGAGGAGAAGCGGGCACTTAAGAACCTGCTTGTCTCGAACAATCCGGAGTGGTGGGACCGCTCGCCGGATAAGCTGAAGGAAGCTCTCGAAGTCTAG
- a CDS encoding ABC transporter ATP-binding protein: MTSEKRAVSRKHYGELLRRYLLPQKRTLIGLTALLLFSTALQLVNPQIIRFFIDKAQSETDLQPLLLAACLFIGFSVVQAGVGVIATYFSENVGWKTTNVLRGDLAAHCLALDMPFHKSHTSGAIIERVDGDVNALASFFSSMIINLVGNALLMIGILVLLFRESWMIGTGMTLFVVAAIFIIQKIRGLASPLWTKWRQANAEMYGFIGEQLEGTEDIRANGASGYVMGRFYAMLRVMLPLRIKAFLGFASMWGTTIMVFAFGNALAFAISAYLWKQGSITIGTVYLIFYYTELLSKPIEKIRTQMEDLQKADASIIRIRDLFETRSSIVDGPGAALPAGALAVKFDDVTFRYEDGDGEPTLDSLALQLKPGEVLGLLGRTGSGKSTLARLLLRFYDPQEGAIELGDTDIRKLKLSQLRKRVTLVTQNIEIMEGTIRDNLTFYDDSIGDERIVEVLEQIGLESWYASMPEGLDTRLASGGGSLSAGEAQLLAFARVFLTDPGLIIMDEASSRLDPLTEQRIEEAISKLLANRSCIIIAHRLATVQRADKILILENGRIIEYGNRTALAADPESRFSSMLATGLEEVLA, from the coding sequence TTGACTAGTGAGAAGCGTGCAGTCTCGCGCAAGCATTACGGCGAGCTGCTAAGACGCTATCTGCTGCCGCAGAAACGAACGCTTATCGGACTGACCGCGCTGCTCCTGTTTTCCACTGCGCTGCAGCTCGTCAATCCGCAGATTATCCGCTTCTTTATTGATAAAGCGCAGTCGGAGACAGACCTTCAGCCGCTCCTTCTGGCCGCATGCTTGTTTATTGGTTTCTCGGTCGTTCAAGCGGGCGTAGGGGTAATTGCGACGTACTTCAGCGAGAATGTCGGGTGGAAGACGACGAATGTGCTTCGCGGCGATCTGGCCGCGCACTGCTTAGCGCTGGATATGCCCTTTCATAAGTCTCATACATCCGGTGCTATTATCGAACGGGTCGACGGCGATGTGAACGCGCTGGCTAGCTTCTTCTCCAGCATGATTATTAACCTCGTCGGTAACGCGCTGCTCATGATCGGCATTCTTGTGCTGCTGTTTCGAGAAAGCTGGATGATCGGAACCGGGATGACTTTGTTCGTGGTAGCCGCTATATTCATCATTCAGAAGATTCGGGGACTAGCATCGCCGCTCTGGACGAAATGGAGGCAGGCAAACGCAGAGATGTATGGCTTCATCGGTGAGCAGCTGGAAGGGACGGAGGATATCCGTGCTAACGGAGCATCGGGCTATGTGATGGGCAGGTTCTATGCGATGCTGCGCGTTATGCTGCCGCTTCGGATTAAGGCGTTTCTCGGATTCGCTTCCATGTGGGGCACGACGATTATGGTGTTTGCATTCGGCAATGCGCTGGCGTTCGCAATCAGCGCGTATTTGTGGAAGCAGGGATCTATCACAATCGGTACTGTTTATTTGATCTTCTATTATACGGAGCTGCTGAGTAAACCAATTGAGAAGATCCGTACCCAAATGGAGGATTTGCAAAAGGCGGACGCGAGCATTATCCGAATCCGGGATTTGTTCGAGACACGTTCCTCGATTGTGGACGGACCAGGTGCGGCGCTACCGGCAGGAGCGCTTGCCGTGAAGTTTGATGATGTGACCTTCCGCTATGAGGATGGCGATGGAGAGCCTACACTGGACAGCTTGGCGCTTCAGCTTAAGCCAGGCGAAGTACTCGGGCTGCTCGGCCGGACAGGAAGCGGGAAGTCGACGCTGGCCCGGCTGCTGCTGCGGTTCTATGATCCGCAGGAAGGTGCGATTGAGCTTGGGGATACGGATATTCGCAAGCTGAAGCTGAGTCAGCTCCGTAAGCGGGTAACGCTAGTGACGCAGAATATTGAGATTATGGAAGGAACTATTCGCGATAACTTAACGTTCTACGACGATTCCATTGGCGATGAGCGGATTGTAGAAGTGCTGGAGCAGATTGGTCTTGAGAGCTGGTATGCGTCGATGCCTGAAGGACTCGATACGCGGCTCGCTTCGGGCGGAGGTTCATTGTCGGCCGGCGAGGCGCAGCTGCTTGCTTTTGCCAGGGTGTTCCTGACCGACCCGGGTCTCATTATTATGGATGAAGCTTCATCGCGGCTTGATCCGCTCACGGAACAGCGAATCGAAGAAGCGATCAGCAAGCTGCTCGCGAACCGCTCCTGCATTATTATTGCGCACCGCCTCGCAACGGTTCAACGTGCAGATAAGATCCTCATTCTTGAGAACGGGCGCATTATTGAGTACGGCAATCGGACAGCGCTTGCCGCCGACCCCGAGTCGCGTTTCAGCTCCATGCTTGCGACAGGGCTTGAGGAGGTGCTCGCATGA